Proteins encoded by one window of Geobacter sp. DSM 9736:
- the hemH gene encoding ferrochelatase → MAQKTAILLLQMGGPDSLDAVKPFLINLFSDRDIIRIGPAWLQPVIARFIAWRRAPKVEDYYDKIGGKSPIRELTEAQARALEEVLGPDYRCFVAMRYWKPSTIEALAAIKREGISRVVALSLYPHYSRATTGSSINELRRVLGEAGVSFDLKIIDRFYSHTRYIDALEEKIREGLQAFHPLAEVELLFSAHSLPQSFIEEGDPYLSHIQETVRLVMERFQDVNHHLSFQSRAGPVKWLEPSTEEMLGHLAAKGTKNLLVVPLSFVSDHIETLYEIDVQLAEEAFKIGYAKFWRSPSLNSSPAFIDCLADLVRGVK, encoded by the coding sequence ATGGCACAAAAAACCGCAATCCTGCTCCTTCAGATGGGAGGGCCCGACTCCCTCGACGCCGTCAAGCCTTTTCTGATAAACCTTTTCAGCGACAGGGACATCATCAGGATAGGGCCTGCGTGGCTCCAGCCGGTTATCGCGCGCTTCATCGCATGGCGGCGAGCACCGAAGGTCGAGGATTACTATGACAAGATCGGGGGCAAGTCTCCAATCCGGGAGCTGACTGAGGCACAGGCTCGGGCGCTGGAGGAGGTGCTCGGTCCGGATTACCGGTGTTTCGTGGCGATGCGCTACTGGAAGCCTTCAACCATTGAGGCACTCGCGGCAATTAAACGGGAGGGAATTTCCCGCGTCGTCGCTCTTTCCCTCTACCCCCACTATTCACGGGCTACCACCGGTTCCAGCATAAACGAGCTCCGCCGGGTGCTGGGAGAGGCGGGGGTGTCCTTCGACCTGAAGATCATCGATCGCTTCTACAGCCATACCCGCTATATCGATGCACTGGAGGAGAAGATCCGGGAGGGGCTTCAGGCATTCCACCCGCTGGCTGAGGTGGAGCTCCTCTTTTCCGCACACTCACTTCCCCAGTCCTTCATCGAGGAGGGGGATCCGTACCTCTCCCACATCCAGGAGACAGTGCGGCTCGTCATGGAACGGTTCCAGGACGTAAACCACCACCTCTCATTCCAGTCTCGCGCCGGCCCGGTGAAGTGGCTGGAGCCTTCGACAGAGGAAATGCTCGGGCACCTGGCAGCAAAGGGAACCAAGAACCTGCTCGTGGTGCCCCTCTCCTTCGTCTCCGACCACATCGAGACGCTTTACGAGATTGACGTTCAGCTGGCGGAAGAGGCGTTCAAGATCGGCTACGCCAAGTTCTGGCGAAGCCCGTCGCTCAATAGTTCGCCTGCTTTCATAGACTGTCTGGCGGACCTGGTGCGCGGGGTCAAATAG
- a CDS encoding TRAP transporter large permease, producing the protein MTGPMMGVTGILVMFFMLFVLRIPAAFTMLLVGFFGMAAATSFEAACAMIGSELWNSFSSYGLTVIPLFILVGEIVHYAGYNNSLYFATYKWFGHRRGGLAMTTIMASAAFSAISGSNTATAATMSAVAIPAMKEYKYHPLLNAGSVAAGATLGVLIPPSIVLVVYGLYTGQSIGKLFFGNVIPSAILTTLILGTVVVLCRLHPEWGPAGPRSSWRERFAALPEAVDILLLFAVIMFALFTGVVTATEAAAVSCFLALIICTVRRKLTLKKLSGAFIDTLRISCMVFMIVAGAVIFAKFLTITRLPYETAEWIGTLALPKWMVLCVILLCYIIGGCIMDALAFLLVSLPIFYPLVTQLGYDPIWFGQVITIVTTMGSIMPPIGICCYVVSGMSGIPLGTVFRSGLYYMPSYIISIAVLMASPYWTVLVLSDLVK; encoded by the coding sequence ATGACCGGTCCGATGATGGGGGTCACCGGGATCCTCGTGATGTTCTTCATGCTCTTCGTGCTCCGCATCCCTGCGGCGTTCACAATGCTTCTCGTCGGTTTCTTCGGCATGGCCGCAGCCACCTCCTTCGAGGCGGCATGCGCGATGATAGGCTCAGAGCTTTGGAACAGCTTCTCCAGCTACGGCCTCACGGTGATACCCCTCTTCATCCTCGTAGGAGAGATCGTCCACTACGCCGGGTACAACAACAGCCTCTACTTCGCGACCTACAAGTGGTTCGGCCACCGTCGCGGAGGCTTGGCGATGACCACCATCATGGCATCCGCAGCTTTTTCCGCCATCAGCGGCTCCAATACCGCCACCGCCGCCACCATGAGCGCAGTGGCGATACCCGCCATGAAAGAGTACAAGTACCATCCTCTCCTCAATGCAGGATCGGTCGCCGCCGGGGCAACCCTTGGCGTATTGATTCCCCCGAGCATTGTTCTGGTTGTCTACGGGCTATATACCGGCCAGTCCATAGGCAAGCTCTTCTTCGGCAATGTGATTCCGAGCGCCATCCTCACCACCCTCATCCTCGGTACCGTCGTAGTCCTCTGCCGCCTGCATCCTGAATGGGGACCTGCGGGGCCCAGGAGCAGCTGGCGCGAACGGTTTGCGGCGCTTCCCGAAGCCGTCGATATACTCCTCCTCTTCGCAGTGATCATGTTCGCTCTCTTCACCGGTGTTGTGACCGCCACCGAGGCCGCTGCCGTCAGCTGTTTCCTCGCCCTCATCATCTGCACGGTTCGCAGGAAACTGACGTTGAAGAAGCTGAGCGGGGCGTTCATCGATACCCTGCGAATTTCCTGCATGGTCTTTATGATCGTGGCCGGAGCGGTGATCTTCGCCAAATTCCTTACCATCACCCGACTTCCCTATGAGACAGCTGAGTGGATCGGGACACTGGCGCTCCCGAAGTGGATGGTGCTCTGTGTAATCCTTCTGTGTTACATCATCGGCGGATGCATCATGGATGCTCTGGCGTTCCTCCTGGTGTCGCTCCCTATCTTCTATCCGCTAGTTACGCAGCTAGGCTACGATCCGATCTGGTTCGGGCAGGTGATAACCATCGTCACCACAATGGGCTCGATCATGCCCCCCATCGGAATCTGCTGCTATGTGGTCTCGGGCATGTCCGGCATCCCTCTCGGTACCGTGTTCCGCAGCGGGCTGTACTACATGCCGTCGTACATCATCTCCATCGCGGTCCTTATGGCGTCCCCTTACTGGACGGTGCTGGTGCTGTCAGACCTTGTAAAGTAG
- a CDS encoding TRAP transporter substrate-binding protein: MKLRNLLLSLSMLLLPTVGAHAAGPVTLTYANFPPAATFPSVQMERWAKEVEKRTGGKVKVKTFPGGTLLNAKNMLEGVNSGIADIGNFAMSYQPGRFPVSEAVDLPYGFTSSKVASQVLFDLVQKYKPREFEKVKMVTLFTCPPTNLMTSKPVRSLKDLKGMELRVAGTSAEVAKRLGAVPVAMPQSETPEAIQKGVVKGMVSSLEILQDFKFAAYTPHATIVNLPVVSFAVVMNKAKWDSLPADVKKVIDDLSREQAVWTGEYVDRHVQEALAWSKKNYAHNVHTLPAADQKQVDALLAPMVQEYVKKVSSQGLNGNQLVAEVRALKSKYESQGKKAPRKK, translated from the coding sequence ATGAAATTGCGCAATTTGCTCCTTTCCCTCTCCATGCTGCTCCTGCCGACTGTCGGCGCTCACGCTGCCGGCCCCGTTACACTCACTTACGCCAACTTCCCGCCCGCCGCCACCTTTCCGAGCGTTCAGATGGAGCGCTGGGCGAAGGAGGTGGAGAAGCGGACGGGGGGGAAGGTGAAGGTGAAGACCTTTCCTGGAGGCACCCTCCTGAACGCCAAGAACATGCTGGAAGGGGTCAATTCCGGGATTGCCGACATAGGCAATTTTGCCATGAGCTACCAGCCGGGACGCTTCCCTGTTTCCGAGGCTGTGGACCTTCCCTACGGCTTCACAAGCTCCAAGGTAGCGAGCCAAGTACTATTCGACCTGGTACAGAAATACAAGCCGAGAGAATTCGAGAAGGTCAAGATGGTTACCCTCTTCACCTGCCCTCCAACCAACCTGATGACGAGCAAGCCCGTCAGGTCTCTGAAAGACCTCAAGGGGATGGAACTGCGGGTGGCGGGGACTAGCGCGGAAGTGGCAAAGCGGCTTGGCGCTGTGCCGGTTGCAATGCCCCAGTCGGAAACCCCCGAGGCGATCCAGAAAGGGGTCGTGAAGGGGATGGTTTCATCCCTGGAGATACTCCAGGATTTCAAGTTCGCCGCCTACACCCCTCATGCGACGATTGTCAATCTTCCCGTGGTTTCCTTCGCCGTGGTGATGAACAAGGCAAAGTGGGATTCCCTCCCGGCTGACGTAAAGAAGGTGATCGACGACCTGTCGCGCGAGCAGGCGGTCTGGACCGGTGAATACGTAGATCGCCACGTGCAGGAGGCCCTGGCCTGGTCGAAGAAGAATTACGCGCATAATGTCCATACCCTTCCGGCTGCCGATCAGAAGCAGGTGGACGCCCTCCTGGCGCCGATGGTCCAGGAATACGTGAAAAAAGTAAGTTCCCAGGGCTTGAACGGCAACCAGCTGGTGGCCGAGGTCCGGGCGCTCAAGTCGAAGTACGAATCCCAAGGGAAGAAGGCACCGAGGAAGAAATAA
- a CDS encoding MoxR family ATPase, translating into METVTLDGITLSLASPVKLPLKWIGQEELLRQLLAAWMVIDDRDIPFNPRLIGKPGVGKTTLAYAAARRLDRPVYLFQATMDTRPEDLIVTPVVGPDGKIQYAGSSLVSAMVKGGVLILDEGNRMSEKSWASLAPLLDDRRYVESIITGLRIPAHPDFRIVVTMNEDASTFEVPEYIHSRLQPQIYIDFPEADEELLILRENLPFSSDRILRYVVDFLQRAHAADELYSVRDGINIARYALKMMTATEKEPADLLPLAVERILGEEALRYLR; encoded by the coding sequence ATGGAAACAGTCACTCTTGATGGGATCACGCTCTCTTTGGCGAGTCCGGTAAAGCTCCCTCTCAAATGGATCGGCCAGGAGGAACTGCTGCGGCAGCTCCTTGCAGCTTGGATGGTGATCGACGACCGGGATATACCCTTCAACCCGCGTCTCATCGGGAAACCGGGGGTCGGGAAGACCACCCTCGCCTATGCGGCGGCGCGCCGCCTCGATCGGCCGGTCTACCTCTTCCAGGCGACGATGGACACCCGCCCCGAGGACCTTATCGTGACCCCCGTGGTGGGGCCGGACGGGAAGATCCAGTACGCGGGATCGTCCCTCGTCTCCGCCATGGTCAAGGGAGGGGTGCTCATCCTAGACGAGGGGAACCGGATGAGCGAGAAGTCTTGGGCGTCTCTCGCCCCGCTCCTCGACGACCGGCGGTACGTGGAGTCGATCATCACCGGGCTTCGCATCCCCGCCCATCCTGATTTCAGGATCGTCGTCACCATGAACGAGGACGCCTCCACTTTCGAGGTCCCCGAGTACATCCACTCCCGGCTCCAGCCGCAGATCTACATCGATTTCCCGGAAGCTGACGAGGAGCTCCTTATCCTCAGGGAGAACCTTCCTTTTTCGAGCGACCGGATTCTGCGCTACGTGGTCGACTTCCTCCAGCGCGCCCATGCCGCAGATGAGCTCTATTCGGTGAGGGACGGGATCAATATCGCCCGATACGCCCTCAAGATGATGACAGCCACCGAAAAAGAGCCGGCCGATCTGCTGCCGCTGGCTGTCGAGCGGATTCTCGGTGAAGAGGCGCTGAGATATCTCAGGTAG
- a CDS encoding protoglobin domain-containing protein, with translation MLTMQEIRMHYFFTEEDAELLKELLPLMAANQERMASEFYDYLLGIPETAEYLKDDMLLARLKATHKHWFVSLFSGAYDNQYLHTLQKIGHAHVRVGLNAHYVNAAMNVVRHFVIEVLQENFPNIQERRKYRNAAEKIIDINLDVLSASYQEAELSKVFLSHRLESKLIQATERFTYGLNLVLVLALAGVSISVVLLFVWDLFHIFRGNIEKGILSALGSLLILWMMIELIDNEIKTLKGGRFNILVFIGVIIVALIREILISTLRHDALETQIFLAGTLLILGIVYYLVARSQNQGAPATHH, from the coding sequence ATGCTCACGATGCAGGAAATCAGGATGCATTATTTCTTCACCGAAGAGGATGCAGAGCTTCTGAAGGAGCTTCTTCCTCTCATGGCGGCAAACCAGGAGCGGATGGCGTCCGAGTTCTACGACTACCTCCTCGGCATACCCGAGACCGCAGAATACCTGAAGGATGACATGCTCCTGGCGCGCCTGAAGGCCACCCACAAGCACTGGTTCGTCTCGCTCTTCAGCGGAGCTTACGACAACCAGTACCTCCACACTCTGCAGAAGATCGGGCACGCCCATGTGCGCGTCGGCCTCAATGCACACTATGTCAATGCGGCAATGAACGTGGTGCGCCACTTCGTCATAGAGGTACTTCAGGAGAACTTCCCCAACATCCAGGAAAGGCGCAAGTATCGGAATGCGGCAGAGAAGATCATCGACATCAACCTCGACGTACTTAGCGCCTCATACCAGGAGGCGGAGCTCAGCAAAGTATTCCTATCCCACCGCCTCGAATCGAAGCTCATCCAGGCGACCGAACGTTTCACATACGGCCTGAATCTCGTACTGGTGCTCGCACTTGCAGGAGTCTCGATTTCGGTGGTGCTCCTGTTCGTCTGGGACCTCTTTCACATCTTCAGGGGGAACATCGAAAAGGGGATTCTCTCGGCACTCGGCTCCCTCCTCATCCTCTGGATGATGATCGAGCTGATCGACAACGAGATCAAGACCCTCAAGGGGGGAAGATTCAATATCCTCGTGTTCATCGGTGTGATCATCGTGGCGCTGATCCGGGAAATCCTCATCTCCACGCTGCGGCACGACGCTCTAGAAACTCAGATATTTCTTGCCGGTACCCTGCTAATCCTCGGCATAGTTTACTACCTAGTCGCAAGGAGCCAGAATCAGGGAGCGCCGGCAACGCATCACTAG
- a CDS encoding TRAP transporter small permease, with product MDRFVSYLSRFFMLAGGIALLLLVLLATGNVVLRIVKVPFAGTYEIVSFLGSLVIAGALGHTQRKKDHIVVDILSEKFPLLVKRFLDVVNFAVTCILFGIVSWQLVVWGDKLRLSGELSETLQFRYYPFVYGVAAGFALLTLVLFLDCMRAIFHREEIQ from the coding sequence ATGGACAGGTTCGTCAGTTATCTATCAAGGTTTTTCATGCTGGCAGGAGGAATTGCCCTGCTGCTCCTTGTCCTGCTCGCGACGGGGAACGTGGTGCTGCGCATCGTCAAGGTTCCTTTCGCGGGAACGTACGAAATCGTATCGTTCCTGGGGTCGCTGGTGATTGCAGGTGCGCTCGGGCACACCCAGAGGAAGAAAGATCACATCGTCGTGGACATCCTTTCGGAGAAGTTCCCACTTCTTGTAAAGCGCTTCCTCGACGTGGTGAATTTCGCCGTAACCTGCATCCTCTTCGGCATCGTCAGCTGGCAGTTGGTCGTCTGGGGGGATAAGCTGCGCCTGTCCGGAGAGCTGTCGGAAACCCTGCAGTTCCGGTACTACCCCTTCGTGTACGGAGTGGCGGCCGGCTTCGCCCTTCTCACCCTCGTGCTCTTCCTTGACTGCATGCGCGCAATTTTCCACCGCGAGGAGATCCAATGA